GCGTCGGCGACGTGATCTCGCAGAGCTTCGGTGCCACCGAGAACACCTTCCCCGGCTTCGACCAGGGCAACTTCTCCAGCCTGCTCAACCTGCGCTACGCCTTCCAGGACGCGTCCCAGCACGGCGTCACCGTGCTGGCGGCCTCGGGCGACAACGGCGCGACCGACTCCGAGAGCGACGGCTCCACCCTCTACCCCTACCCGGTGACCTCCTGGCCGCCGTCCGACCCGCTGGTCACCGCGGTCGGCGGGACCAGCGTCTACCTCAACGCCCAGGGGCAGCGGGTCAGCCCCGACACGGTCTGGGACGGCAACGGCGCCAGCGGCGGCGGGCTGTCCAAGGTCTTCTCGCGGCCGAACTTCCAGAACGGCGTGAGCCAGGTCGTCGGCAACTCCCGCGGGGTCCCGGACATCAGCATGCTGGGCGACCCGCAGACCGGTGTCTGGACCTACAACAGCTTCGGACCGCAGGACGACGGCTGGGAACTGTGGGGCGGCACCAGCGTCGCCACCCCGCTCTTCTCCGGCGTCGTCGCCCTCGCCGACCAGGTCGCCGGACACCGGCTCGGCGACCTCAACCCGGCGATCTACCGCCTCGGCGGGCTGATGCAGGCGGGGCTGCCGATCACCGGGATCCAGAACATCTTCGGCGGCAGCAACACCTACGGCGGCGTCACCGGCTGGCCCGCGACCAAGGGCTACAACCTGGTGACCGGCTGGGGCACGGTCGACGTGTCCCGGTTCGCCCCGGCCCTGGCCCTGGCCGCCACCCGCTGAGCGAGCGCCACCGCCCGACCGACGACCCGCGCCCCGCACCGGAACCCGGTGCGGGGCGCGGGTCGTCGCCGCGGCGGTGCACTCTGGCAGCGCGGCCCGCCGGCCACTCGCAGGATGCGAACTCGAGCACGGCCCGTACGTCAGCGTCTCCGCCGGACAGCTGGTGATCAACCCGGCGATCCCCGAGAGACGACAGCACCGGGCCGACCTTGCGCGACTGCTCGACCGTCCCGGGGTCGATGACGACGGCACGCCGTGCCCCAACGCCCCGGCCCCTGACGGGGGCCTCCTGCGCCGTGCGCGCCCTTGACGACCGTCATCCCCCGGGACGATGGTCGTAGAAGGTGGCGCAAGGCACCCACAAGAGGAGGCATCATGCAGCTACGGTTCATCGGCAAGGATGAGAAGTCGGGCAACACGGGGTCACCCACGGTCCCGCTGCCCGGTAACGACTTCTGGCTGTTCGATGAGACGGCCCTGATCGTGAACCACTTTGACGGGCAGGGGGATTGGGCATCTCCTGGAATGGAGCTGGACGATGACCCGGACGCCGTGAAGCTGTGCGCGTCGGCGTTC
The Streptacidiphilus albus JL83 genome window above contains:
- a CDS encoding S53 family peptidase → MRHTARAGLTTAALGAAVALTASAFVPGAAATAAVAAAARPAALPQPVAAAIGHRMTAGQIPAPLTLAQCQAQYQASCYGADLLEDAYNEHPLFQHGITGAGRTIVIVDSFGSPTIQHDLDVYSKQFGIPSTKVDVERWGNVPPFDPTNTDMTGWAEETTIDVDMAHAIAPGAHIVLVETGVSEDEGTSGFPEMMAAEDSLIKHGVGDVISQSFGATENTFPGFDQGNFSSLLNLRYAFQDASQHGVTVLAASGDNGATDSESDGSTLYPYPVTSWPPSDPLVTAVGGTSVYLNAQGQRVSPDTVWDGNGASGGGLSKVFSRPNFQNGVSQVVGNSRGVPDISMLGDPQTGVWTYNSFGPQDDGWELWGGTSVATPLFSGVVALADQVAGHRLGDLNPAIYRLGGLMQAGLPITGIQNIFGGSNTYGGVTGWPATKGYNLVTGWGTVDVSRFAPALALAATR
- a CDS encoding DUF6879 family protein; the encoded protein is MQLRFIGKDEKSGNTGSPTVPLPGNDFWLFDETALIVNHFDGQGDWASPGMELDDDPDAVKLCASAFELVWERAVPHADFTV